In a single window of the Ruminococcus albus 7 = DSM 20455 genome:
- a CDS encoding flavin reductase — protein sequence MSILTERFGFKEIDPSELHTMGFDPYKRIDKDWFLVTAGDESSWNTMTASWGFAGIMWGKQTFTTVIRPQRYTKEFLDKGNTFTISFFDESERKALAFCGSHSGRDSDKAAETGLVPVATDGSVTFEQAKLVFVCEKAYVQQMTADSFVNKDLIKANYAAGDYHVQYIGIIRKVYVK from the coding sequence ATGAGCATACTTACTGAGAGATTCGGCTTTAAGGAAATTGATCCATCCGAGCTTCACACAATGGGCTTTGATCCCTATAAAAGGATCGATAAGGATTGGTTCCTTGTAACAGCAGGCGATGAAAGCAGTTGGAACACAATGACTGCATCATGGGGATTCGCGGGTATTATGTGGGGCAAACAGACCTTTACTACTGTTATCAGACCTCAGAGATATACTAAAGAATTCCTTGACAAGGGAAATACCTTTACAATAAGTTTCTTTGATGAATCGGAGAGAAAAGCACTTGCATTCTGCGGTTCTCACAGTGGCAGAGACAGTGATAAGGCAGCTGAAACAGGTCTTGTACCCGTTGCGACAGATGGTTCTGTTACATTTGAGCAGGCAAAGCTCGTTTTCGTCTGTGAAAAGGCATACGTTCAGCAGATGACAGCCGACAGCTTCGTCAATAAAGACCTTATCAAGGCTAATTACGCCGCAGGGGATTACCATGTGCAGTATATCGGTATAATCAGGAAAGTATATGTAAAGTAA
- the argH gene encoding argininosuccinate lyase, with the protein MAGKMWAGRFTKEVDERVNDFNSSISFDHRMYKQDIEGSMAHATMLGECGIIDIEESKKIVEGLKGILADIDSGKLEFDPTAEDVHMFVEAELTSRLGDTGKRLHTARSRNDQVALDIRMNLKVETDEIIALVKELEQTILNMAEKHLTTVMPGYTHMQRAQPITFAHHLMAYANMLLRDLGRLEDCKKRLNIMPLGSGALASTTYPINRQRVCDILGFDEITQNSLDGVSDRDFCIELASAISMLMMHLSRFSEEIILWCSWEFKFVELDDAYATGSSIMPQKKNPDVTELIRGKTGRVYGDLNTLLVMMKGTPLAYNKDMQEDKEAIFDAVDTVKLCLKTFIPMLDTMTVLKDNMRNAAARGFINATDCADYLVKKGMPFRDAYKITGTLVHTCIELGCTLETLPMDEYKKLTDTFDNDVYDAISLDTCVMQRKAAGGPAPESVKAQIAYVRERL; encoded by the coding sequence ATGGCTGGAAAAATGTGGGCAGGACGTTTCACTAAAGAGGTAGACGAGAGGGTAAACGATTTTAATTCCTCTATCTCATTCGACCACAGAATGTACAAGCAGGATATCGAGGGTTCGATGGCACACGCTACTATGCTTGGCGAGTGCGGCATAATAGATATTGAGGAGAGCAAGAAGATAGTTGAAGGACTCAAAGGAATACTTGCTGATATCGACAGCGGAAAACTGGAGTTTGATCCCACTGCCGAAGATGTGCATATGTTCGTTGAAGCTGAGCTGACTTCAAGACTTGGCGATACCGGTAAAAGACTTCATACTGCAAGATCGAGAAATGATCAGGTTGCACTGGATATAAGAATGAATCTTAAAGTTGAGACAGACGAGATAATAGCACTGGTCAAGGAACTGGAGCAGACTATACTCAATATGGCAGAAAAGCATCTGACCACAGTAATGCCCGGATATACCCATATGCAGAGGGCTCAGCCTATAACTTTCGCACATCATCTGATGGCTTATGCGAATATGCTGCTGAGAGATCTCGGCAGACTTGAAGACTGTAAGAAAAGGCTGAATATTATGCCTCTCGGAAGCGGTGCGCTTGCTTCTACCACTTATCCTATCAACAGACAGAGAGTATGTGATATACTTGGTTTTGATGAGATAACTCAGAACTCGCTGGACGGCGTTTCGGACAGAGATTTCTGTATAGAACTGGCTTCTGCTATATCTATGCTTATGATGCACCTTTCAAGATTCTCTGAGGAGATAATACTCTGGTGTTCATGGGAGTTCAAGTTCGTTGAACTGGATGATGCCTATGCAACTGGTTCTTCCATAATGCCTCAGAAGAAAAATCCCGATGTTACCGAGCTTATCAGAGGTAAGACTGGCAGAGTTTACGGTGATCTGAATACTCTGCTGGTAATGATGAAGGGTACTCCCCTGGCATACAACAAGGATATGCAGGAGGACAAGGAAGCGATCTTTGATGCAGTTGATACTGTAAAGCTTTGCCTGAAAACATTTATACCCATGCTGGATACCATGACTGTCCTCAAAGACAACATGAGAAACGCTGCTGCGAGAGGTTTCATAAATGCTACCGACTGCGCAGACTATCTGGTAAAGAAGGGTATGCCTTTCAGAGATGCTTACAAGATAACAGGTACTCTGGTTCATACTTGTATCGAGCTGGGATGCACGCTTGAAACTCTGCCTATGGATGAGTACAAAAAGCTCACAGATACTTTTGATAACGATGTTTACGATGCAATAAGCCTCGACACCTGCGTAATGCAGCGTAAGGCTGCGGGCGGTCCCGCTCCTGAATCGGTAAAGGCACAGATAGCGTATGTACGTGAAAGGCTTTGA
- the argC gene encoding N-acetyl-gamma-glutamyl-phosphate reductase, giving the protein MSNKFKVFIDGKAGTTGLKIYERLGKRDDIEILLIDEDKRKDSAERAKMINSADVVFLCLPDAAAKEAVALCTNPDTRIIDASTAHRTDPAWDYGFPELSEKHRENIRKSKRVANPGCYASGFISLVYPLIQAGVLPEDYPVTCHAVSGYSGAGNKMINVIESDDKTFEMNSPRQYALGQQHKHLPEMQKICGMKYAPMFNPIVDDYYSGMVVSVPLVTRCLTKKYTPAEIHEIMSAHYAGQHFVKVMELGGAETLADGFLAANTLADTNDMQIFVCGNDEQILLCSRFDNLGKGASGAAMQNMNIMLGIDETKGL; this is encoded by the coding sequence ATGAGCAATAAATTCAAGGTTTTTATAGATGGTAAAGCAGGAACAACTGGTCTTAAAATATATGAAAGACTCGGCAAACGCGATGATATCGAGATACTGCTTATTGATGAAGATAAGCGCAAGGACAGTGCTGAGCGTGCTAAAATGATAAACAGTGCTGATGTAGTATTCCTTTGTCTGCCTGATGCGGCAGCAAAAGAAGCTGTTGCACTTTGTACAAATCCCGATACAAGGATAATTGATGCTTCAACTGCGCACAGAACAGATCCTGCGTGGGACTACGGTTTCCCCGAGCTTTCCGAAAAGCACAGAGAGAATATACGTAAATCCAAGAGAGTGGCAAACCCCGGTTGCTATGCCAGCGGCTTTATATCACTGGTATATCCGCTGATTCAGGCAGGCGTTCTTCCTGAGGATTATCCTGTTACCTGCCATGCAGTATCAGGTTACAGCGGCGCCGGCAACAAGATGATCAACGTTATCGAAAGTGATGACAAGACATTTGAAATGAATTCACCAAGACAGTATGCTCTTGGTCAGCAGCATAAGCACCTGCCGGAGATGCAGAAGATCTGCGGTATGAAATATGCACCTATGTTCAACCCTATCGTCGATGATTATTACAGTGGTATGGTTGTAAGCGTTCCGCTGGTAACAAGATGCCTGACTAAAAAGTATACTCCCGCAGAGATACATGAGATCATGTCAGCACACTACGCAGGTCAGCATTTTGTAAAGGTAATGGAACTTGGCGGTGCCGAAACACTAGCTGACGGTTTTCTTGCTGCAAATACCCTTGCGGATACAAACGATATGCAGATATTTGTATGCGGAAATGATGAACAGATACTTCTTTGTTCAAGATTCGATAATCTCGGCAAAGGTGCCAGCGGAGCTGCTATGCAGAATATGAACATCATGCTGGGAATCGACGAAACAAAAGGATTATAA
- a CDS encoding pentapeptide repeat-containing protein — MSDKNPYFEPGFDKKVEISYDNLPNSSFEDVNLGGATFTNVNLKGSNFEDVNMDDTIFDNISMQNTRFTDMYMVNSRFLGVNISGSRFGCSIMNNVEFKNPDLKNSQFIHCDLTGVEISDCKIDGLKINGIDIQKLLEQHDKD, encoded by the coding sequence ATGTCAGACAAGAATCCTTACTTTGAACCGGGCTTCGACAAGAAAGTTGAGATATCTTACGATAATCTCCCCAATTCGTCTTTTGAGGACGTTAATCTGGGCGGTGCAACTTTTACCAATGTAAATCTGAAAGGCTCAAACTTTGAAGATGTCAACATGGACGACACCATTTTTGACAACATCAGTATGCAGAACACCAGATTCACCGATATGTACATGGTAAATTCCCGTTTCCTGGGCGTTAACATAAGCGGTTCGCGTTTTGGCTGTTCTATCATGAACAATGTTGAATTCAAGAATCCTGATCTGAAAAATTCTCAGTTCATACATTGTGACCTCACAGGTGTTGAGATCAGTGACTGCAAGATCGACGGTCTGAAGATCAACGGCATCGACATCCAGAAACTTCTGGAGCAGCACGATAAGGATTGA
- a CDS encoding pentapeptide repeat-containing protein, with amino-acid sequence MFSDDVEKVRAEDLEIKEKVFDHEIIASVDMSGFEFSSVTFIGCRFIQCDFNKAGFYGCKFEKCDLSNCKLEECYFKDCEFAGCKANGADLGRSVIKHTKMNTSSFSYGLFSECVIDSCEIIDCDFSGALLTKAEIKKTTLKDVRLISAEFFQAKIRGVDLSKCDISGIVFSHELSELRGVTVNFEQAADLARLLGVIVK; translated from the coding sequence ATGTTTTCTGATGATGTTGAAAAAGTCAGAGCGGAAGATTTGGAAATCAAGGAGAAGGTATTTGACCATGAGATCATCGCATCTGTTGATATGAGCGGCTTTGAATTTTCATCTGTAACTTTCATAGGATGCAGATTCATACAATGTGACTTTAACAAAGCCGGCTTTTATGGTTGCAAATTTGAAAAATGTGACCTTTCTAACTGCAAGCTGGAAGAGTGCTATTTCAAGGATTGTGAGTTTGCGGGCTGTAAAGCAAACGGTGCTGATCTTGGCCGCTCGGTAATCAAACATACTAAGATGAATACTTCCTCTTTTTCATACGGATTGTTTTCAGAATGTGTTATTGATAGCTGTGAGATCATTGATTGTGACTTTTCGGGAGCGCTGCTTACTAAGGCAGAGATCAAAAAAACAACTCTTAAAGATGTCAGACTCATCTCTGCCGAATTTTTTCAGGCAAAGATACGCGGTGTTGATCTTTCTAAGTGCGATATCTCGGGCATAGTATTTTCACATGAATTAAGCGAACTCAGAGGTGTGACAGTTAATTTTGAGCAGGCGGCTGATCTGGCAAGACTTCTGGGAGTTATTGTAAAATAA
- a CDS encoding argininosuccinate synthase, which produces MAKEIKKVVLAYSGGLDTSIIIPWLKENYNNCEVIAVSGDVGQGTELDGLEEKAIKTGASKLYIEDLTEEFITDYVYPTVQAGAVYENQYLLGTSFARPIIAKRIAEIAIKEGADAICHGCTGKGNDQVRFELAIKAFAPDMQIIAPWRIWDIKSRDQEIDYAEAHNIPLKINRETNYSKDKNLWHLSHEGLDLEDPANEPQYEKPGFLELGVSPIQAPDKPTYVTIHFEKGIPTAVDGVEMGGKDLVAKLNELGGANGIGLADLVENRLVGMKSRGVYETPGGTILYKAHEILETITIDKETARMKSYIGIKFADIVYNGQWFTPLREALSAFVTETQKNVTGDVKLKLYKGNVINAGVTSPYTLYDEEVATFDEDDVYNQADSAGFINLFGLPIKVRAKLEQKRNNK; this is translated from the coding sequence ATGGCTAAAGAAATCAAAAAAGTTGTACTGGCTTACTCGGGCGGACTTGATACTTCGATCATCATTCCGTGGCTGAAAGAAAACTATAATAACTGTGAAGTTATTGCAGTATCCGGTGACGTTGGTCAGGGTACCGAGCTCGATGGTCTGGAGGAGAAGGCTATAAAGACCGGCGCTTCCAAGCTGTACATCGAGGATCTGACTGAAGAATTCATCACAGATTACGTTTATCCTACCGTACAGGCCGGCGCTGTATATGAGAACCAGTATCTGCTGGGTACTTCCTTTGCAAGACCTATAATCGCAAAGAGGATAGCTGAGATCGCTATCAAGGAAGGCGCTGACGCTATCTGTCACGGCTGCACCGGTAAGGGCAACGACCAGGTAAGATTCGAGCTGGCTATCAAGGCATTTGCACCTGATATGCAGATCATCGCTCCCTGGAGGATCTGGGACATCAAGTCCAGAGATCAGGAGATCGACTACGCTGAGGCACACAACATTCCTCTGAAGATAAACAGAGAAACCAATTATTCCAAGGATAAGAACCTGTGGCACCTTTCACACGAGGGTCTGGATCTTGAGGATCCTGCAAATGAACCTCAGTATGAGAAGCCCGGTTTCCTGGAGCTGGGTGTATCTCCTATTCAGGCACCTGACAAGCCTACATACGTAACTATACACTTTGAAAAGGGTATACCTACTGCTGTTGACGGTGTTGAAATGGGCGGCAAGGATCTCGTTGCAAAGCTGAACGAACTCGGCGGTGCTAACGGTATCGGTCTTGCAGACCTCGTTGAGAACAGACTTGTAGGTATGAAGTCCAGAGGCGTTTATGAGACTCCCGGCGGAACTATCCTTTATAAGGCTCACGAGATACTCGAGACTATCACCATCGACAAGGAGACCGCAAGAATGAAGAGCTACATCGGCATCAAGTTTGCTGATATAGTTTACAACGGTCAGTGGTTCACACCTCTGAGAGAAGCTCTCAGCGCATTCGTTACCGAGACACAGAAGAACGTTACTGGTGACGTTAAGCTGAAGCTGTACAAGGGCAACGTTATAAATGCAGGCGTTACTTCTCCTTACACCCTGTATGATGAGGAAGTTGCTACATTCGATGAGGATGACGTTTACAATCAGGCTGATTCCGCAGGTTTCATCAATCTGTTCGGTCTGCCTATCAAGGTTCGCGCTAAGCTGGAGCAGAAGAGAAACAATAAGTAA
- a CDS encoding glycogen debranching protein: protein MKNSSTYKATDIIAGFECRPGIYTLNGASAMLKAVNFTIHSANATGCSVVLFKRGETKPFAIIPIPDSYRIGDTWSIMIYDLDIFEIEYCYRFSGEYDPKKGHLFNSKTNILDPYARAVTGQSVWGKKSGAEDCYHGRITTDKFDWGTFVKRNIPFSDLVIYELHVRGFTNSLTSGVEHPGTFNGVIEKIPYLKKLGINAIELMPVFEFDELYEERQHNGNLLMNYWGYNTTCFFAPNTSYASSAEYNHEGDELKNLIRICNENGILVFLDVVFNHTSEGNEDGTVFSFKGLDNSVYYMLTPDGKYVNFSGCGNTMNCNHPVVQQFIIDCLRYWVIEYRVDGFRFDLASILGRSEDGTPMENPPLLKTIAYDPILSGCKLIAEAWDAGGLYQVGSFPSWNRWAEWNGRFRDDLRCFLKGDNGKAWAAIQRITGSADLYPPERWHNASVNFLTCHDGFTMYDLYSYNIKHNEANGWNNTDGDNSMTSWNCGVEGETDDREIMGLRMRMIKNAFATLFFSRGAAMFYAGDEFCNTQFGNNNAYCQDNEVSWLDWSRLKKYREIHDFVKDMIAFRMKHEVIRHATNEGAFGFPDTSIHNTTAWNDKTNDHDHVIGVMFAGKDKKGNSDAVFIGINAYWEDCFVELPQLPEGYDWNIDFYTYVPYKKGTDFNALIYRNNNTYQLKPRSVIVASAIKKLGLYR, encoded by the coding sequence ATGAAAAATTCTTCAACTTACAAAGCTACTGATATCATCGCAGGTTTTGAATGCCGTCCCGGTATATATACTCTTAACGGTGCTTCTGCGATGCTGAAGGCTGTCAATTTTACTATCCATTCCGCTAACGCCACAGGTTGTTCGGTGGTGCTTTTCAAGAGGGGTGAAACAAAACCCTTCGCTATAATACCTATACCTGACAGCTACCGAATAGGAGATACATGGTCAATAATGATCTATGATCTTGATATATTCGAGATAGAGTACTGCTACCGCTTTTCGGGTGAATATGATCCTAAAAAAGGACATCTTTTCAACAGCAAGACCAATATCCTTGATCCTTATGCAAGGGCTGTTACAGGTCAGAGCGTTTGGGGAAAAAAATCAGGGGCGGAGGACTGCTATCATGGCAGGATAACTACCGATAAATTTGACTGGGGTACCTTTGTAAAGAGAAATATCCCATTCAGTGATCTCGTTATTTATGAACTTCATGTCAGGGGATTTACTAACAGCCTGACTTCTGGAGTAGAGCATCCGGGAACTTTTAACGGTGTTATCGAGAAGATCCCTTACCTGAAAAAACTTGGCATTAATGCGATCGAACTAATGCCTGTATTTGAGTTTGATGAATTATATGAAGAGCGTCAGCATAACGGCAATCTTCTGATGAATTACTGGGGTTATAATACCACTTGTTTCTTTGCTCCGAATACAAGCTATGCCTCCAGCGCAGAATATAACCATGAAGGTGACGAACTCAAAAATCTTATACGTATCTGTAATGAGAATGGCATACTCGTTTTTCTTGATGTAGTCTTTAATCATACTTCCGAAGGAAACGAAGACGGTACGGTATTTTCTTTCAAGGGTCTTGACAACAGCGTGTATTATATGCTAACTCCGGATGGTAAGTATGTTAATTTCAGCGGCTGCGGAAATACCATGAACTGCAATCATCCTGTGGTACAGCAGTTTATTATTGACTGTCTGCGATACTGGGTCATCGAATACAGGGTCGACGGCTTCCGATTTGATCTTGCATCTATCCTTGGAAGAAGTGAGGATGGTACCCCTATGGAGAATCCTCCTTTGCTAAAGACTATAGCTTATGATCCTATTCTTAGCGGCTGTAAACTAATAGCGGAAGCTTGGGATGCTGGCGGCCTTTATCAGGTCGGCAGCTTTCCGTCATGGAACCGATGGGCTGAATGGAACGGAAGATTCCGTGATGACCTGCGCTGTTTTCTGAAAGGTGATAACGGCAAAGCATGGGCGGCTATACAAAGGATAACCGGTTCGGCTGACCTCTATCCGCCGGAACGCTGGCATAATGCATCTGTTAACTTCCTGACCTGCCATGATGGTTTTACAATGTATGATCTATACTCGTATAATATCAAGCATAACGAAGCCAATGGCTGGAACAATACCGATGGTGATAACAGCATGACAAGCTGGAACTGCGGAGTTGAGGGAGAAACCGATGATCGCGAGATCATGGGGCTCAGGATGCGTATGATCAAAAATGCCTTTGCTACACTTTTTTTCAGCAGGGGTGCTGCTATGTTCTATGCCGGCGATGAATTCTGCAATACCCAGTTCGGAAATAATAATGCCTATTGTCAGGATAACGAGGTATCATGGCTTGATTGGTCAAGACTGAAAAAATATCGGGAGATCCATGATTTTGTAAAGGATATGATCGCTTTCAGAATGAAGCATGAAGTCATTCGCCATGCAACAAATGAAGGAGCTTTTGGTTTCCCCGATACCAGTATACATAACACCACCGCCTGGAATGATAAGACAAATGATCATGACCATGTGATCGGCGTAATGTTTGCTGGGAAGGATAAAAAGGGTAACAGCGATGCAGTATTTATAGGTATAAATGCATATTGGGAGGATTGTTTCGTGGAACTTCCCCAACTTCCTGAAGGCTATGACTGGAATATTGATTTCTATACTTATGTACCATATAAAAAAGGTACTGATTTTAACGCCCTAATTTATAGAAATAATAATACCTATCAGCTTAAACCCAGAAGTGTTATCGTTGCATCAGCTATAAAGAAGCTTGGACTGTACAGATGA
- a CDS encoding NfeD family protein, which translates to MTITTFIIIWAVAFVFFVIVEIANGAGLLSIWFALGSLAAMFCAIAKLPFVAQFAVFVFASIVFLFATRPLAKKVRMTAVPTNFELDVGKTAQVIESIDNSLNKGRVRLDGTDWSAVSADGKKIEKGSTVSVVEVSGAKLVVTLKN; encoded by the coding sequence ATGACAATTACCACATTCATTATTATCTGGGCTGTGGCTTTTGTTTTCTTTGTGATCGTTGAGATAGCAAACGGTGCAGGATTGCTGAGTATCTGGTTTGCACTGGGTTCACTTGCAGCGATGTTCTGTGCGATTGCTAAACTGCCTTTTGTTGCACAGTTTGCAGTGTTCGTGTTCGCTTCCATAGTATTCCTTTTTGCAACACGGCCTCTTGCGAAAAAAGTCAGGATGACTGCTGTGCCGACTAACTTTGAACTGGATGTTGGTAAAACAGCGCAGGTCATCGAGAGTATTGACAACAGCCTGAATAAAGGCAGGGTCAGATTGGACGGCACTGACTGGTCAGCTGTTTCCGCAGACGGTAAAAAGATAGAGAAAGGTTCTACTGTCAGCGTTGTCGAGGTCTCTGGCGCAAAACTTGTTGTTACACTAAAAAATTAA
- a CDS encoding glycosyl hydrolase, producing MTRRSTEPVFKNSQKCVGNVLNYLSDISGVKIVTGQHTQTMAMEEIETIKRVTGKEPALLGIELLSYSPNINYTDTDDECMKEVLENNGTLKNAWLWAEKKGLITMTIHWFSPLGGRSKAFYTENTEFDASLAVQSGTKENKALLQDIDHFAALLRPFKEKGVPILWRPFHECDGEWFWWGAKGADVLKMLWRIMFERFTATHGLDNLIWVWNAAKAEFYPGDDCVDIISRDLYPAKHHHTANDKEYRELISFTDAPKIALMGETGILPDADEIHDLHTGWTTYMTWSKDFCLTEEFNTFEYMKKLYDNPYAVTLDELPELY from the coding sequence ATGACGAGAAGATCAACAGAACCCGTATTTAAAAATTCACAGAAATGTGTCGGTAATGTACTGAATTATCTTTCAGATATTTCAGGTGTAAAAATCGTTACCGGACAACACACACAGACTATGGCTATGGAAGAGATCGAAACCATAAAGCGTGTAACAGGCAAAGAACCTGCTCTGCTCGGCATAGAACTCCTTTCGTATTCGCCAAACATAAACTACACCGATACTGACGATGAGTGCATGAAAGAAGTTCTTGAAAACAATGGCACACTGAAAAATGCATGGTTATGGGCAGAAAAAAAGGGTCTTATTACAATGACGATCCACTGGTTTTCGCCTTTAGGCGGCAGAAGCAAAGCATTCTATACAGAAAATACAGAATTTGATGCATCTCTGGCTGTTCAGTCGGGAACCAAAGAAAACAAGGCTCTTTTGCAGGATATAGATCATTTTGCCGCACTTCTTCGTCCATTTAAAGAAAAGGGTGTCCCTATACTGTGGCGACCGTTCCACGAATGTGACGGAGAATGGTTCTGGTGGGGCGCAAAAGGTGCTGATGTACTGAAAATGCTTTGGAGGATAATGTTTGAGCGTTTCACTGCCACACATGGTCTTGACAATCTTATATGGGTGTGGAATGCTGCTAAAGCGGAATTTTACCCCGGTGATGACTGTGTTGATATCATATCACGCGATCTCTATCCCGCTAAGCACCACCACACCGCCAATGATAAAGAATACAGAGAACTCATATCATTTACAGATGCTCCAAAGATTGCACTTATGGGCGAAACAGGCATTCTTCCCGATGCAGACGAGATACATGATCTCCACACCGGCTGGACAACATATATGACATGGTCAAAAGATTTCTGCCTAACCGAAGAATTCAACACTTTTGAATATATGAAAAAATTATACGATAATCCATACGCAGTCACGCTCGATGAATTACCGGAGTTATACTGA
- a CDS encoding SPFH domain-containing protein, translated as MSPFLIVLIIIAFIVLVVISNIKIVPQAYVYVVERFGTFHAAWGTGLHVKMPFIDRVAKKVSIKEQVVDFKPQSVITKDNVTMQIDTVVFFQITNAMQFTYGVERPISAIENLTATTLRNIVGDLDLEATLTSRDIINTRITAILDEATDRWGIKVQRVELKNIIPPREIQDAMEKQMKADRERREKVIQAEAEKKSQILVAEGEKESKILRAQADKESQILAAEAEKQSMILRADAVKEQKILEAEGEAQAIEMVQRALADSIVKLNAANPNDAVIQLKSLEAFSKAADGKATKIIIPSEIQGLAGLATGLKEIVKDAK; from the coding sequence ATGAGTCCATTTCTTATTGTACTTATAATTATTGCATTTATTGTGTTGGTAGTTATTTCCAATATCAAGATCGTTCCTCAGGCTTATGTTTATGTAGTAGAAAGATTCGGTACCTTCCATGCTGCATGGGGCACCGGACTTCATGTTAAAATGCCTTTTATCGACAGAGTTGCTAAAAAGGTATCTATCAAGGAGCAGGTAGTTGACTTCAAACCCCAGTCTGTTATCACTAAAGATAACGTTACCATGCAGATAGATACTGTCGTTTTCTTCCAGATAACCAATGCTATGCAGTTCACATACGGTGTTGAAAGACCTATCTCAGCTATCGAGAACCTCACAGCTACCACACTGAGAAATATCGTCGGCGACCTCGACCTCGAAGCAACTCTTACTTCGAGAGATATCATAAACACACGTATCACAGCGATACTTGATGAAGCTACCGACAGATGGGGCATCAAAGTTCAGCGCGTGGAGCTGAAGAACATCATCCCTCCCAGAGAGATCCAGGATGCGATGGAAAAGCAGATGAAGGCTGACCGTGAGAGACGTGAAAAGGTCATTCAGGCTGAGGCAGAAAAGAAGTCCCAGATACTTGTTGCAGAAGGTGAAAAGGAGTCCAAGATACTCCGTGCACAGGCTGACAAGGAATCACAGATCCTCGCTGCTGAGGCTGAAAAGCAGTCCATGATCCTTCGTGCAGATGCCGTTAAGGAACAGAAGATCCTCGAAGCTGAAGGTGAAGCGCAGGCTATCGAAATGGTACAGCGTGCTCTTGCTGACAGTATTGTAAAGCTGAATGCTGCTAATCCTAATGATGCAGTTATCCAGCTCAAGAGCCTTGAAGCATTCAGCAAGGCTGCTGACGGCAAGGCTACAAAGATCATTATCCCCAGTGAGATACAGGGTCTTGCAGGTCTTGCAACAGGTCTTAAAGAGATCGTCAAGGATGCTAAATAA